The following proteins are co-located in the Sphingorhabdus lutea genome:
- a CDS encoding TonB-dependent receptor — protein MSNRQNGLSKLTKSLAYCGSVSLFALAMAAPAHAQVEEIVVTAQKVEQNVQDVPISITAISGDRLTETGTNSLENIGDLVPSVTFRKGTTNANSAIVMRGVGTITFSVAAEPSVSTVVDGVVLSRSGQSFIDLLDLERIEILRGPQGTLFGKNASAGLVNIVSKGGTDSFEASANAEYFEGDEYRFRGSVSGPIAKDLSARVTGFYGSYDGNITNINTAATTAADSGKKVNGYEHYGARGILDYNGPSAKIRLIADYFKANDDCCAEVTGVSRGATLDAELGLPGGVALGEDQRYVNHNLVTQSLDTQWSLTGSADIDVPGDHVLSVILGYRNWQNTELREGDFLPRAVVGTAQLHDEGFVETDQMSAEVRLASDQSKPFSYQVGTFIWHSNNKQDFTRRDIVCSASTLPVATSGATPCDVNNTTLTTFPTATSASDVNSTNFAIFGQGTYRFTDMLSLTAGLRWTRDELSFNHFRAPGVNATTGLPLTGPGVSGNPAGGTVASGGNGTNVSVGESANSNFSGKASLQFEPSDDLLFYASYTRGYKGPAFNVFFNHTAPTNAVPIDEELSDSYEIGMKSQFLNDMVQFNTSLFHVTYDGFQANNFIVLNGATVTNLTNAGTVRSKGFEADAIISPVQGLNFRGSVAYADAKVKKFNPNPITNAPDARNGTRLPLAPKWSWNVGADYETELGASMKLYASTIYSYTGDQFSDLGEGGPIDSYGIWNASLGFGDADDKYRLTFHARNIGDTSYILLNTSAGQRLHIPRDADRYFGATLSAKFK, from the coding sequence ATGAGCAATCGCCAAAATGGCCTTAGCAAATTGACCAAGAGCCTTGCATATTGCGGCTCTGTATCATTATTCGCACTTGCAATGGCGGCTCCCGCCCATGCACAGGTCGAAGAAATCGTTGTGACCGCACAAAAGGTTGAACAAAATGTTCAAGATGTGCCAATTTCCATCACCGCCATTTCGGGCGATCGTTTGACCGAAACAGGCACAAACAGCCTTGAAAATATTGGCGATCTTGTTCCTTCGGTTACTTTCCGCAAAGGCACAACCAATGCGAACAGCGCGATTGTGATGCGCGGCGTTGGCACGATTACCTTTTCTGTTGCCGCAGAGCCAAGTGTTTCAACCGTTGTTGACGGTGTTGTTTTGAGCCGTTCTGGCCAATCCTTCATCGATTTATTGGATTTGGAGCGCATTGAAATTTTGCGCGGACCACAGGGCACATTATTTGGTAAAAACGCCTCTGCTGGTTTGGTCAATATCGTATCAAAAGGCGGCACTGACAGTTTTGAAGCATCAGCAAATGCCGAATATTTTGAAGGCGACGAATATCGTTTCCGTGGTTCGGTTTCCGGCCCAATTGCCAAAGATCTTTCCGCACGTGTAACCGGTTTTTACGGCAGCTATGATGGTAATATTACCAACATCAACACCGCTGCAACAACCGCGGCAGACAGCGGCAAAAAAGTCAATGGCTATGAACATTATGGCGCGCGCGGCATTTTGGATTATAATGGTCCATCGGCTAAAATTCGCTTGATTGCCGATTATTTCAAGGCAAATGACGATTGCTGTGCAGAGGTTACCGGTGTTTCACGCGGCGCAACTTTGGATGCTGAACTTGGCCTTCCCGGCGGCGTTGCACTTGGCGAAGATCAACGTTATGTCAATCATAATCTTGTCACACAAAGCCTTGATACACAATGGAGCTTAACCGGTTCAGCCGATATTGATGTTCCTGGCGATCATGTGCTTAGCGTGATTTTAGGCTATCGCAATTGGCAAAATACCGAATTGCGCGAAGGTGATTTCTTGCCCCGCGCTGTTGTCGGCACCGCCCAATTGCATGACGAAGGTTTTGTTGAAACTGATCAAATGTCGGCGGAAGTCCGTCTTGCATCTGATCAATCAAAGCCTTTCTCTTATCAAGTTGGCACATTTATTTGGCACAGCAATAATAAACAAGATTTCACACGCCGTGATATTGTTTGTTCTGCATCCACCTTGCCCGTTGCGACAAGTGGCGCCACACCTTGTGATGTTAACAACACCACATTGACCACTTTCCCAACCGCCACATCGGCAAGTGACGTGAACAGCACCAACTTTGCCATTTTTGGACAAGGTACATATCGTTTCACTGATATGCTAAGCCTAACCGCTGGCCTGCGTTGGACAAGAGACGAATTGTCGTTCAATCACTTCCGTGCACCTGGCGTTAATGCGACCACTGGTCTGCCTTTGACGGGTCCTGGCGTTTCCGGCAACCCGGCGGGCGGCACAGTTGCAAGCGGCGGTAACGGCACCAATGTATCCGTTGGCGAAAGCGCGAACAGCAATTTCTCTGGCAAGGCATCATTGCAATTTGAACCAAGTGATGACTTGCTATTTTATGCAAGCTATACACGCGGTTATAAAGGCCCTGCGTTTAACGTCTTCTTCAACCATACAGCACCAACCAATGCCGTGCCAATAGATGAAGAATTGTCAGACAGCTATGAAATTGGCATGAAGTCACAATTTTTGAACGATATGGTTCAATTTAACACATCATTATTCCATGTGACCTATGATGGGTTCCAAGCGAACAACTTTATCGTTCTAAACGGTGCAACTGTAACCAACCTGACCAATGCAGGCACAGTGCGCAGCAAAGGTTTTGAAGCCGATGCGATTATCAGCCCAGTCCAAGGTCTGAATTTCCGTGGTAGCGTGGCCTATGCCGATGCAAAGGTTAAGAAGTTTAATCCCAACCCAATCACCAACGCACCAGATGCGCGTAATGGCACCCGCTTGCCATTGGCACCAAAATGGTCATGGAATGTTGGCGCGGATTATGAAACCGAGCTTGGCGCTTCGATGAAGCTATATGCCAGCACAATTTATAGCTATACTGGCGATCAATTCTCCGACCTTGGTGAGGGCGGCCCGATTGACAGCTATGGTATTTGGAATGCCAGCCTTGGCTTTGGCGATGCGGACGATAAATATCGTCTGACATTCCATGCGCGCAATATTGGCGATACCAGCTATATTTTGCTGAACACAAGTGCAGGACAACGTTTGCACATTCCGCGTGATGCAGACCGTTATTTCGGTGCGACATTAAGCGCGAAATTTAAATAA
- a CDS encoding alpha-glucosidase: MLGQLCLLSHREKSPAFTIAIGDEDVEMVRGNFKIADTLKSVYSPYIVQNCEAQRVTLLNKAGSGEDDGQSIILQLEQQDGYFTLNIKASNPEINRIVMSLNALENEHIYGGGEQMSYLNLRGRNFPIWTSEPGVGRDKSTELTKIMDADGMAGGDYWTSNYPQPTFISDRHYACHIDGTAYAEMDFTSRDSHKITYWNNELNIKLFMGENQLSIVGQLAQYFGRQPALPNWAIGGAIIGLKDGDNSFARLEKFADAGTAISGLWCEDWVGIRQTDFGRRLFWNWSWNEARYPDLPNRIKELAEKNIRFLGYVNPYIAVDAAQFAEAKSGGHLALNLHDDEPYLVDFGQFDCGVVDFTRPETQKWFAEEIIAKQMIDFGLSGWMADFGEYLPIDLRLHDGSDPMEAHNLWPLLWAKVNDMAVKSRGRDDIVFFMRAGASGVQAHCPLLWAGDQCVDFSRHDGIGTVITAALSAGLVGNAYSHHDVGGYTSLHGNIRTADLMKRWAELGAFTPVMRSHEGNRPDDNLQYDSNDDLLSHFAAMSRVHLALAPYVRFMSDQAVKDGLPLQRPLFLHYPDDSEVGDMQDQYLYGTDMLVAPIIEADQFSRKLYLPAGENWVHLWSGKKFTSGWHDVASPYGEPPVFYKENSTFSQLFAGLCSARNSENQGEKYG, from the coding sequence ATGTTGGGGCAGTTGTGCCTTTTGTCGCATCGTGAAAAATCGCCTGCATTCACCATTGCCATTGGTGATGAAGATGTTGAAATGGTGCGCGGGAATTTCAAAATCGCCGATACATTAAAATCGGTATATTCGCCCTATATCGTCCAAAATTGCGAGGCGCAGCGCGTCACCCTTTTAAATAAGGCTGGATCGGGCGAAGATGACGGCCAGTCCATTATTTTACAATTAGAGCAGCAGGATGGCTATTTTACACTCAATATAAAGGCGAGCAACCCAGAAATAAACCGAATCGTCATGTCACTTAATGCTCTGGAAAATGAGCATATATATGGTGGTGGGGAGCAGATGAGCTATTTAAATCTGCGCGGGCGCAATTTTCCCATTTGGACCAGCGAGCCGGGGGTTGGCCGTGACAAATCGACCGAATTAACAAAAATTATGGACGCCGACGGCATGGCGGGTGGTGATTATTGGACCAGCAATTATCCGCAGCCGACATTTATTTCCGATCGTCATTATGCCTGTCATATTGATGGCACGGCCTATGCAGAGATGGATTTTACATCGCGCGATAGTCATAAAATAACATATTGGAATAATGAGTTAAATATCAAATTATTCATGGGCGAAAATCAATTGTCTATCGTTGGACAATTGGCGCAATATTTTGGCCGGCAACCTGCATTGCCCAATTGGGCAATTGGCGGCGCGATAATTGGATTGAAAGATGGCGATAATAGCTTTGCCCGTTTGGAAAAATTTGCCGATGCTGGCACCGCCATTTCGGGTTTATGGTGTGAAGATTGGGTCGGGATAAGGCAAACCGATTTTGGTCGCCGATTATTTTGGAATTGGTCGTGGAATGAGGCAAGATATCCCGATTTGCCTAATCGGATAAAGGAATTGGCCGAAAAAAATATCCGTTTCTTGGGATATGTTAACCCCTATATTGCGGTGGATGCCGCACAATTTGCTGAGGCGAAGTCGGGCGGTCATTTGGCGTTAAACCTGCATGATGATGAGCCATATTTGGTGGATTTTGGGCAATTTGATTGCGGCGTGGTGGATTTTACGCGTCCTGAAACCCAAAAATGGTTTGCCGAGGAAATTATCGCGAAGCAAATGATTGATTTTGGCCTGTCGGGATGGATGGCCGATTTTGGTGAATATCTGCCCATTGATTTGCGCCTTCATGATGGCAGCGACCCGATGGAGGCGCATAATTTATGGCCATTATTATGGGCCAAAGTAAATGATATGGCAGTAAAATCGCGCGGCCGCGATGATATTGTCTTTTTTATGCGCGCGGGGGCAAGCGGGGTTCAGGCGCATTGCCCGCTTTTATGGGCGGGCGACCAATGTGTTGATTTTTCCCGCCATGACGGCATTGGCACGGTAATCACTGCGGCGCTTTCTGCGGGGCTTGTCGGCAATGCATATAGCCATCATGATGTGGGCGGCTATACTTCGCTGCACGGTAATATTCGCACGGCCGATTTAATGAAACGCTGGGCCGAACTTGGCGCATTTACACCGGTAATGCGTTCGCATGAGGGCAATCGGCCCGATGATAATCTGCAATATGATAGCAATGATGACTTATTGTCGCATTTCGCCGCCATGTCGCGGGTGCATTTGGCGCTTGCCCCCTATGTTCGATTTATGAGCGATCAGGCTGTTAAAGATGGCCTTCCCCTGCAACGCCCGCTTTTCCTACATTATCCAGATGATAGTGAAGTAGGCGACATGCAGGATCAATATTTATATGGCACAGATATGCTGGTCGCCCCCATAATAGAGGCGGATCAATTTAGCCGAAAATTATATCTGCCCGCTGGTGAAAATTGGGTGCATTTATGGTCGGGTAAAAAATTTACTTCTGGTTGGCATGATGTTGCCTCTCCCTATGGTGAACCGCCCGTATTTTATAAAGAAAATAGCACTTTTTCTCAACTCTTTGCTGGACTATGCTCTGCACGGAACAGTGAAAATCAAGGGGAGAAATATGGCTGA
- a CDS encoding peptidyl-prolyl cis-trans isomerase translates to MPNWAIAHKDKIKSWANEPLLHFMILGLLIFFILGGSNDVSPEDRKIEVTEEKATILAQGFAATMGRPASRDEVDMLIRDYIREEIYYREALRLGLDQDDPIVRRRMRAKMEVLVMEAAEDKRPTNSQLQAFYNENKAKYQNGPFWDFQQILLGKNDDAASIIAQLNGGVEPNKVGQRTSLRGKINGADPANINREFGEAFADQLAKLPHGKWSGPVQSGFGDHVIFIAKQSPPYSPPISQIEARLIDDWQSKYINERKEKAYQALLNGYDVKIAPLK, encoded by the coding sequence ATGCCGAATTGGGCAATTGCGCATAAGGATAAAATAAAATCATGGGCGAATGAGCCGTTGCTGCATTTCATGATATTGGGATTATTGATATTTTTCATCTTGGGCGGGTCAAATGATGTGAGCCCCGAAGACCGAAAAATTGAGGTAACCGAGGAAAAGGCGACCATATTGGCACAGGGTTTCGCCGCCACCATGGGCCGCCCCGCATCGCGTGATGAGGTGGACATGCTGATACGTGATTATATTCGCGAGGAAATATATTATCGGGAGGCTTTGCGTTTGGGCTTGGATCAGGATGATCCGATTGTTCGGCGGCGGATGCGCGCGAAAATGGAGGTTTTGGTGATGGAAGCGGCCGAAGATAAACGGCCCACTAATTCCCAATTACAGGCATTTTACAATGAGAATAAGGCCAAATATCAAAATGGACCATTTTGGGATTTTCAGCAAATATTATTAGGAAAAAATGACGATGCTGCGTCCATTATTGCCCAATTAAATGGCGGTGTTGAGCCAAATAAGGTGGGGCAGCGCACATCATTGCGCGGCAAAATAAATGGCGCCGATCCGGCAAATATCAACCGCGAATTTGGCGAAGCTTTTGCCGACCAATTGGCCAAATTACCACATGGCAAATGGTCCGGACCAGTGCAGTCGGGTTTTGGCGACCATGTGATATTTATTGCCAAACAAAGCCCGCCCTATTCTCCGCCCATATCGCAAATAGAGGCGCGGTTGATTGATGATTGGCAATCCAAATATATAAATGAACGTAAGGAAAAGGCATATCAGGCATTGTTAAATGGATATGATGTCAAGATTGCACCGTTAAAATGA
- a CDS encoding LLM class flavin-dependent oxidoreductase, whose product MSENVKKQCEISWFSALCDDDYEFLGQVDPALQSSWEHCRNIVMTAEKGGYDNILLPSGYQLGIDTTIFAAAIAPFLERLKLLWAVRIGEDWPPQLARRIATLDQILGANSDGTSGRLNVNIISSPMPGENMDSAPRYARTVEVMKILKTMLAGEYLNHQGEFYQLEVEPPRIATRSGKCPPLYFGGLSHEAREAAAEACDVYLMWPDTMDKVKENIADITARAAKYGRTMKFGYRAHVIVRETEEEARAYADRLLSKLDSETGDAIRNKSLDAKNYGVQRQAELRGAAGGDGFVEDNLWTGIGRARSGCGAAIVGDPDQVLKKLKAYQDAGIEAFILSGYPHAAECDLFSRHVLPHIEHGPLKF is encoded by the coding sequence ATGAGTGAGAATGTGAAAAAACAATGCGAGATAAGCTGGTTTTCGGCGCTATGCGACGATGATTATGAATTTTTGGGACAGGTTGATCCGGCCCTGCAATCCAGCTGGGAACATTGCCGTAATATTGTGATGACAGCGGAAAAGGGCGGATATGACAATATATTGCTGCCCTCTGGTTATCAATTGGGCATTGATACCACCATATTTGCGGCGGCCATTGCGCCATTTTTGGAACGTTTAAAACTGCTTTGGGCGGTACGTATTGGCGAAGATTGGCCACCACAATTGGCCCGCCGTATTGCCACATTGGACCAAATTTTGGGTGCAAATAGCGACGGCACATCGGGCCGTTTGAACGTGAATATTATTTCATCGCCCATGCCTGGTGAAAATATGGATAGCGCCCCGCGCTATGCCCGCACGGTGGAGGTGATGAAAATCCTTAAAACCATGTTGGCGGGTGAATATTTAAACCATCAGGGTGAATTTTATCAATTGGAGGTTGAACCGCCGCGTATCGCGACCCGTTCGGGCAAATGCCCGCCGCTATATTTTGGTGGATTAAGCCATGAAGCGCGCGAAGCAGCCGCAGAGGCATGTGATGTATATTTAATGTGGCCCGACACCATGGATAAGGTGAAGGAAAATATTGCTGATATTACGGCGCGGGCCGCAAAATATGGCCGCACCATGAAATTTGGCTATCGTGCCCATGTGATTGTACGCGAAACGGAGGAAGAGGCGCGTGCCTATGCCGATCGTTTATTGTCAAAATTGGATAGTGAAACCGGCGATGCCATTCGCAATAAATCGCTGGATGCCAAAAATTACGGGGTGCAGCGTCAGGCGGAGCTTCGCGGTGCAGCGGGCGGCGATGGCTTTGTAGAGGATAATTTATGGACGGGTATTGGCCGTGCACGTTCGGGCTGCGGCGCCGCAATTGTCGGCGATCCTGATCAGGTTCTGAAAAAATTAAAAGCATATCAGGATGCAGGGATTGAGGCGTTTATTTTGTCCGGATATCCCCATGCCGCAGAATGTGATTTATTCTCACGCCATGTATTGCCCCATATTGAACATGGGCCATTGAAATTTTAA
- a CDS encoding LacI family DNA-binding transcriptional regulator yields MAERSNIRDVSALAGVSVKTVSRVLNDHQYVSDATRKKVEDAMAQLDFRPNMAARVLAGTKSGQIALIYDNHSPYYMHQIQSGCWERCHEGKVRLLAQPVNVDDPDVGAQVAALVKEAHMDGVILSSPVTDCDAVLRVLEGMGTPFVRISPGTNHAMTSSVFMDDAQAADDMTSHLINFGHRRIGFITGHQNHMASNDRQFGYRRALDRAGIAFEPQLVAEGQFDFDSGVRAGKYFLDMKHPPTAIFASNDDMAAGVLAEAHDRGISLPQKLSVAGFDDTTMARTVWPPLTTIHQPMFDLGFRAADLLLKGDEISHQRLVHQLVQRKSVIKNNIK; encoded by the coding sequence ATGGCTGAACGGTCAAATATCCGCGATGTTTCTGCATTGGCGGGGGTGTCTGTAAAAACAGTCAGCCGCGTGTTGAACGATCATCAATATGTCAGCGACGCGACCCGTAAAAAGGTTGAGGATGCAATGGCGCAGCTTGATTTTCGGCCCAATATGGCCGCACGTGTGCTGGCCGGAACAAAATCGGGTCAAATTGCGTTAATATATGATAATCACAGCCCCTATTATATGCATCAAATTCAATCGGGATGTTGGGAAAGATGCCATGAGGGCAAGGTGCGTTTATTGGCACAGCCGGTCAATGTTGATGATCCAGATGTTGGCGCACAGGTTGCCGCATTGGTGAAAGAGGCGCATATGGACGGCGTAATTTTATCTTCCCCCGTGACCGATTGCGATGCTGTCTTGCGCGTGTTGGAGGGGATGGGCACACCATTTGTGCGTATTTCCCCCGGCACAAATCATGCCATGACATCATCGGTATTTATGGATGATGCACAGGCCGCCGACGATATGACCAGCCATTTGATCAATTTTGGTCATCGCCGAATTGGGTTTATCACCGGCCATCAAAATCATATGGCATCCAATGATCGGCAATTTGGGTATCGCCGTGCGCTGGACCGTGCGGGCATTGCATTTGAACCGCAATTGGTGGCCGAGGGGCAATTTGATTTTGATAGCGGCGTTCGTGCGGGCAAATATTTTTTGGATATGAAGCATCCACCAACGGCCATTTTTGCCAGTAATGATGACATGGCCGCAGGCGTTTTGGCAGAGGCACATGATAGAGGCATTTCTTTGCCGCAAAAATTATCGGTTGCGGGATTTGACGATACCACCATGGCGCGGACCGTTTGGCCGCCATTGACCACCATTCACCAACCAATGTTTGACCTTGGCTTTCGTGCGGCGGACCTGTTGTTAAAGGGGGATGAGATAAGCCATCAACGTTTGGTGCATCAATTGGTGCAACGAAAATCTGTCATAAAAAATAATATAAAATGA
- a CDS encoding electron transfer flavoprotein-ubiquinone oxidoreductase yields the protein MSDNEIARESMEYDVVIVGGGPAGLSAAIRLKQLDADLTVCILEKGSEIGAHILSGAVVDPIALDELFPEWRDMGCPMAETPVTENHHWVLTKGKKWSIPHFTTPKWMHNKGTYTGSLGSMCRWLGEQAEGLGVEIFPGFAGAEILYHENGSVKGVATGDMGIAKDGSKKADYQPGMELHAKYTLFAEGARGHLTKQLKAKFDLEADCQPQVYGLGMKELWDIDPAKHVPGRVIHTQGWPLDDAWGGGFLYHQAGGQVALGFVVALDYENPHMFPFEEFQRWKQHPEIRAILEGGKRVSYGARVINEGGIQSIPKLAFPGGALIGCSAGFVNVPRIKGSHTAMKSGMVAADSVNLAISSGRANDEMSDYQEAINDSWIIKELKLVQNAEPAVAKFGGVYGTVLAGIDMWMRTLKIGLPIMMKHEADHTHMGRADIYPKINYPKPDGVISFDRLSSVFLSNTNHEEDQPVHLQLKDESVPTSINLPLYDEPAQRYCPAGVYEIVDAETSDPRLVINAQNCVHCKTCDIKDPTQNINWVVPEGGGGPNYPNM from the coding sequence ATGAGCGACAATGAAATTGCAAGAGAATCAATGGAATATGATGTTGTCATTGTCGGCGGCGGCCCTGCGGGGTTAAGCGCCGCTATCCGGTTGAAACAATTGGATGCCGATTTAACGGTATGCATCCTTGAAAAAGGATCGGAAATTGGGGCGCATATATTGTCCGGCGCGGTGGTTGATCCCATTGCCTTAGACGAGCTTTTCCCCGAATGGCGCGACATGGGTTGCCCCATGGCCGAAACCCCCGTTACTGAAAATCATCATTGGGTACTGACCAAGGGAAAAAAATGGTCCATCCCCCATTTCACCACCCCAAAATGGATGCATAATAAGGGCACATATACAGGCAGTTTGGGCAGCATGTGCCGCTGGCTTGGTGAACAGGCAGAGGGATTGGGAGTGGAAATTTTCCCCGGATTTGCGGGCGCGGAGATTTTATATCATGAAAATGGGTCGGTAAAGGGCGTTGCCACCGGCGATATGGGAATTGCCAAGGATGGAAGCAAAAAAGCCGATTATCAGCCCGGCATGGAGCTGCACGCAAAATATACCCTGTTTGCGGAGGGCGCGCGCGGCCATTTGACCAAGCAATTAAAGGCAAAATTTGATTTAGAGGCCGATTGCCAGCCACAGGTTTATGGACTTGGCATGAAGGAATTATGGGATATTGACCCCGCCAAACATGTGCCAGGCCGTGTTATCCATACACAGGGGTGGCCATTGGATGACGCATGGGGCGGCGGATTTTTATATCATCAGGCGGGGGGTCAAGTTGCCTTGGGCTTTGTTGTCGCTTTGGATTATGAAAATCCGCACATGTTCCCATTTGAGGAATTTCAACGTTGGAAACAACATCCTGAAATCCGCGCTATTTTAGAAGGCGGCAAGCGTGTATCCTATGGCGCACGGGTGATTAACGAAGGCGGCATTCAATCTATCCCCAAATTGGCTTTTCCCGGCGGCGCGTTAATTGGGTGCAGCGCAGGTTTTGTCAATGTGCCGCGCATTAAAGGCAGCCATACCGCCATGAAATCGGGCATGGTGGCCGCCGATAGCGTTAACCTTGCCATATCATCGGGCCGCGCCAATGACGAAATGTCCGATTATCAAGAAGCAATTAATGACAGCTGGATTATTAAAGAATTAAAATTGGTGCAAAATGCCGAACCTGCCGTTGCCAAATTTGGCGGCGTATATGGCACGGTGTTGGCCGGAATTGATATGTGGATGCGCACATTGAAAATTGGCCTGCCCATTATGATGAAGCATGAGGCGGATCATACCCATATGGGCCGCGCAGATATTTATCCCAAAATAAATTATCCCAAACCCGATGGCGTGATAAGTTTTGACCGTTTATCATCGGTTTTCCTATCCAATACCAATCATGAGGAAGACCAACCGGTCCATTTACAATTAAAGGATGAAAGCGTCCCGACCAGTATCAACCTGCCCTTATATGATGAGCCAGCACAAAGATATTGCCCCGCAGGCGTATATGAAATTGTTGATGCAGAAACATCCGACCCGCGCCTTGTCATCAATGCGCAAAATTGTGTTCATTGTAAAACATGCGATATTAAAGACCCCACCCAAAATATAAATTGGGTTGTGCCTGAGGGCGGCGGCGGCCCCAATTATCCCAATATGTAA
- a CDS encoding aldo/keto reductase, producing the protein MNQYLPSPAPHHLGDSKIALSPIAWGMWRFVGDDVDAAEKLVNGALEAGITLFDTADIYGFNGNDGFGDSETLLGKVFARDASLRDRMFLASKGGIMPPIPYDSSADYLAKAMDASLTRMGVEQMDLWQIHRPDILTHPQELARTLENAHKAGKFLNLGVSNMTQAQIEALNHFLTIPIATTQPEFSPLRIDIAENGELDQAMRLGMKIMAWSPLGGGRIADPQNDREKAVVAVLDRVANEQGVSRTSAAYSWIMAHPARIIPIIGSQRVERIAEAMESLNVKWTRNDWYDVLVAARGVALP; encoded by the coding sequence ATGAACCAATATCTACCCTCCCCGGCCCCGCATCATTTGGGCGATAGTAAAATCGCCTTATCCCCCATAGCATGGGGCATGTGGCGTTTTGTTGGCGATGATGTCGATGCGGCGGAAAAATTGGTAAATGGTGCATTGGAAGCAGGCATCACCCTGTTCGATACAGCCGATATTTACGGGTTTAACGGCAATGATGGTTTTGGCGATTCTGAAACATTATTGGGCAAGGTTTTTGCCCGTGATGCATCATTACGGGACCGGATGTTCTTGGCCAGCAAGGGCGGGATTATGCCGCCCATCCCATATGACAGCAGCGCAGATTATCTGGCAAAGGCGATGGACGCATCCTTAACCCGCATGGGTGTGGAGCAAATGGATTTATGGCAAATCCACCGTCCAGATATTTTAACCCATCCACAGGAATTGGCGCGCACATTGGAAAATGCGCATAAGGCAGGCAAATTTTTGAATTTGGGCGTGTCGAACATGACACAGGCGCAGATAGAGGCGTTAAACCATTTTCTGACCATTCCCATTGCAACAACCCAGCCCGAATTTTCACCCCTTCGCATTGATATTGCCGAAAATGGCGAATTGGATCAGGCAATGCGATTGGGCATGAAAATAATGGCATGGTCGCCCCTTGGCGGCGGGCGGATTGCCGATCCGCAAAATGACCGTGAAAAAGCGGTGGTTGCTGTATTGGACAGGGTTGCAAATGAACAGGGCGTGTCGCGCACATCGGCGGCATATAGCTGGATTATGGCGCATCCTGCACGCATCATCCCGATTATCGGGTCACAGCGGGTGGAACGCATTGCCGAGGCGATGGAAAGTTTGAATGTAAAATGGACGCGGAATGATTGGTATGATGTGCTGGTCGCTGCTAGAGGAGTTGCTTTACCATGA